In Cryptomeria japonica chromosome 10, Sugi_1.0, whole genome shotgun sequence, a genomic segment contains:
- the LOC131037675 gene encoding BTB/POZ domain-containing protein At3g50780-like: MKESQLRFGALASADVKVWLRGQNGKNYEGNPVFLHSVILKRSLFFEAKMSERWSSDKPTNIRVTTSHDFDDYLKCIRLMYGERVCFYNVEECVAILSLASELLADECINKCMQYLEAVRWSAEQESLIRDVLSSLGLKLLPDLAARLDKENDDQIIFVKRISNEMVSIIKNQQTTRRNRTTAEKHIRGILEGNTCREDVEVCERVLLEGFISSTASRNFMAMRSLSKFIERCEGEILKAAFIACCEDPEITRCATVICSNPKFDGNIFYTILCFMQALGDGKMTISRASRISFLTTWLPIMAKLCRKEPRNHLKLDKEVLRVVESLPLVDRRRICVEWIALYKKYDIPIAKPFSLFKDLQDAHYESTSK; the protein is encoded by the coding sequence ATGAAAGAATCTCAGCTTCGGTTCGGAGCCTTAGCCTCTGCAGATGTCAAAGTATGGTTGAGGGGTCAAAATGGCAAAAACTATGAAGGAAATCCAGTCTTTCTCCATTCTGTCATTCTCAAAAGATCTCTGTTTTTCGAGGCCAAGATGTCCGAGCGCTGGTCATCGGATAAACCAACTAATATAAGGGTGACTACTTCTCATGACTTTGATGACTATTTAAAATGCATTCGACTCATGTATGGCGAGCGTGTGTGTTTCTACAATGTGGAGGAATGCGTGGCCATTCTTTCACTTGCTTCTGAGTTGTTGGCGGATGAGTGCATCAACAAATGCATGCAATATTTGGAAGCAGTTCGTTGGAGTGCTGAGCAAGAATCCCTAATTCGAGATGTGCTGTCGTCTCTGGGGTTAAAACTTTTACCAGATTTAGCTGCCAGGCTTGATAAGGAGAACGACGACCAGATAATTTTTGTGAAAAGGATTAGCAATGAAATGGTCTCCATTATTAAAAACCAGCAGACAACTAGACGAAACCGGACAACTGCAGAGAAACATATAAGGGGCATCTTGGAGGGAAATACATGTAGAGAAGATGTGGAAGTATGCGAGCGTGTGCTTTTGGAAGGGTTTATATCATCCACCGCTTCTCGTAATTTCATGGCTATGAGGTCGCTGTCTAAATTTATCGAGCGTTGTGAGGGAGAGATACTAAAAGCTGCATTCATCGCTTGTTGTGAAGATCCAGAAATTACGAGGTGTGCTACGGTGATATGCAGTAACCCAAAATTTGATGGAAATATATTCTACACTATACTCTGTTTTATGCAGGCCCTAGGAGACGGAAAGATGACAATTTCCAGAGCTTCTCGAATTTCTTTTCTCACAACTTGGCTACCAATCATGGCAAAATTGTGCCGTAAAGAGCCTAGAAACCATCTTAAGCTTGATAAAGAAGTGCTTAGGGTCGTTGAGAGCCTCCCTCTAGTTGACAGGAGACGTATTTGCGTGGAATGGATAGCGCTTTACAAGAAGTACGACATCCCCATCGCTAAGCCATTTTCTTTGTTTAAAGATCTACAAGATGCCCATTACGAATCCACATCAAAGTAG